Proteins from a single region of Chryseobacterium sp. T16E-39:
- a CDS encoding DUF4334 domain-containing protein, translating to MNTKEEILENGATSSEKAILFFDELPAVSIDFMLGRWKGEELFTEHPMDGQLKSTGWYGKVFEDAESVGPLLFYTDRDHKETFMVNPISIMNENQEQYRKEGVFLGDFREQLETKEFKARLRMLEHRGVISATMIYDEAPINDIFRKIDENTVLGVMDLKYVPQPYFFLLRRD from the coding sequence ATGAATACAAAAGAAGAAATTTTGGAAAATGGCGCTACAAGTTCAGAAAAAGCCATCTTATTTTTCGATGAATTACCCGCAGTTTCCATTGATTTTATGTTAGGTAGATGGAAAGGCGAAGAATTATTTACAGAACATCCGATGGACGGACAACTAAAATCAACAGGATGGTATGGAAAAGTGTTTGAAGATGCAGAAAGTGTAGGACCATTATTGTTCTATACTGATCGTGATCATAAAGAAACCTTTATGGTAAATCCAATAAGCATTATGAATGAAAATCAGGAGCAATACAGAAAAGAAGGCGTATTCCTTGGAGATTTCAGAGAACAGCTCGAAACAAAAGAATTCAAGGCAAGATTACGAATGCTGGAGCATCGGGGAGTAATTTCTGCTACCATGATTTACGATGAGGCACCTATTAATGATATTTTCAGAAAAATTGATGAGAATACTGTTTTAGGAGTAATGGATCTTAAATACGTTCCTCAACCCTACTTCTTCTTACTGAGAAGAGATTAA
- a CDS encoding tetratricopeptide repeat protein: MNKYIKIIIAALLILGGLAMMIFTRNLGWGIVIFLLAALPIFLFFKNEYILLAFWQLRKQNMEKAVTYLDHITNYQSQLHKSQYGYFHYLQGLTLAQEHPTKVEPLMKKALEYGLNMKHDRAMATLNLAASAISKGRKQEGQKLLEEAKRLDSAGMMTDQIKMMKDQLKMPTMQKHMHNPNMRQRGGKIR; the protein is encoded by the coding sequence ATGAATAAGTACATAAAAATAATTATCGCAGCTCTTCTTATACTTGGTGGACTTGCTATGATGATTTTCACAAGAAACTTAGGTTGGGGGATTGTTATATTTCTCCTGGCAGCGCTTCCTATTTTTCTTTTCTTTAAAAATGAATACATCCTTTTGGCATTCTGGCAGCTGAGAAAACAGAATATGGAGAAAGCAGTGACCTATTTAGATCATATTACCAATTACCAAAGTCAACTTCATAAATCTCAATATGGATATTTCCATTATTTGCAGGGGCTTACTTTAGCTCAGGAACATCCAACAAAAGTAGAGCCTTTAATGAAAAAAGCATTGGAGTATGGCCTTAATATGAAACATGACAGAGCTATGGCTACTTTGAATTTAGCCGCTTCAGCAATTTCTAAAGGAAGAAAGCAGGAAGGGCAAAAATTATTAGAAGAAGCAAAGAGGTTAGACAGTGCCGGTATGATGACGGATCAGATCAAAATGATGAAAGATCAGTTGAAGATGCCAACCATGCAAAAGCATATGCATAACCCTAACATGAGACAGCGAGGAGGGAAAATAAGATAA
- the hemW gene encoding radical SAM family heme chaperone HemW translates to MIYIHIPFCKQKCSYCNFHFSTSLQSKDEVLAAIKKELFLRKDELENKTLQSLYFGGGTPSILSGDEINSIVDEVLKYYNFEKGIEITLEANPDDLDKRFLKDLSGSPVNRLSIGTQSFFDEDLKLMNRAHNASEAEGSIKRAQDFGFENLSIDLIYGSPTSNLEIWKENLNKTIALDVPHISSYALTVEPKTALNDWILKGKVANPKEEEQNKEFYYLSDFLKDNGFDHYEVSNFAKPGFYSRHNSAYWKYKEYLGIGPSAHSYNGSDIRSWNVANNQNYIKKLNANMLAKETEVLSQEDQFNEMIMIGLRTMWGVDLDSLNSKFSDDILQKFQNESKQKIADGTLVIEDSHLKIPEKHWFMADGIASDLFFV, encoded by the coding sequence ATGATCTATATCCACATTCCTTTCTGTAAACAAAAATGCAGTTACTGTAATTTTCATTTCTCAACCTCTTTGCAATCTAAAGATGAGGTGCTTGCTGCTATTAAGAAAGAACTCTTTTTGAGAAAAGATGAACTGGAAAATAAAACACTTCAATCCCTATACTTTGGAGGTGGCACGCCATCAATACTATCCGGTGATGAAATTAATTCAATCGTCGATGAGGTGTTGAAATATTATAATTTTGAGAAGGGGATAGAAATTACTTTGGAAGCTAATCCGGATGATTTGGATAAAAGATTTCTTAAAGATCTTTCGGGGTCACCGGTCAATCGTTTGTCCATAGGCACACAGAGCTTTTTCGACGAAGATCTTAAGCTCATGAACCGTGCTCATAATGCTTCGGAAGCAGAGGGTTCGATTAAAAGAGCTCAGGACTTTGGGTTTGAAAATTTAAGCATTGATCTTATTTATGGATCTCCGACATCTAATTTAGAAATATGGAAGGAAAATCTTAATAAAACGATCGCTTTAGATGTTCCTCATATTTCCTCCTATGCTCTGACCGTGGAACCTAAGACCGCCTTGAATGATTGGATTTTAAAAGGAAAAGTTGCTAATCCGAAAGAGGAAGAGCAAAATAAGGAATTTTATTACTTATCAGACTTTTTAAAAGATAATGGATTTGATCATTATGAAGTGTCTAATTTTGCTAAACCTGGTTTTTATTCCAGGCATAATTCAGCATATTGGAAGTACAAAGAGTATTTGGGGATCGGACCCTCTGCACACTCCTATAATGGATCTGATATCAGGAGCTGGAATGTTGCTAATAATCAAAACTATATAAAAAAGCTCAATGCCAATATGCTGGCAAAGGAGACAGAGGTTCTTTCCCAGGAAGATCAGTTCAATGAAATGATTATGATTGGATTGAGAACTATGTGGGGAGTTGATTTAGACAGCCTGAATTCTAAGTTTTCAGATGACATACTGCAAAAATTTCAAAATGAGAGCAAGCAAAAGATTGCAGATGGTACTTTAGTGATTGAAGATAGCCATTTAAAAATTCCTGAAAAGCATTGGTTTATGGCGGATGGGATTGCTTCAGATCTTTTTTTTGTGTAA
- a CDS encoding RluA family pseudouridine synthase, protein MTEDNEDFLDEELLDSNSIDIDEENKGLYEHVNITVDKNQEPLRIDKFLLIFRQNSSRNKISQTCRAGNVVVNGTPVKQNYRVKPGDQISVLLAHPPRENVIIPQDIPINIIYEDDDLVVVDKEPGMVVHPGFGNWDGTLVNALAFHFAQNGEKSDLDRVGLVHRIDKDTSGLLVIAKNEYALSFLAKQFFERKTKRLYWAFVWGNVQDDEGTIKGHIGRHPKNRMQMSVYEDGSHGKHAVTHYKVLERFRYMTWVECKLETGRTHQIRAHFKHIGHTLFNDERYEGHTPLRGVNLPKYKHFIKNVFEILPRHALHAHTLGFIHPTTKKELYFESPMPQDMADAVKKWRNYLEN, encoded by the coding sequence ATGACAGAAGATAACGAAGATTTTTTAGATGAAGAATTATTAGACTCCAATAGTATTGATATTGATGAGGAAAATAAAGGATTGTATGAACATGTTAATATTACTGTCGATAAAAATCAGGAACCTTTAAGAATAGACAAGTTCCTGTTGATATTCAGACAAAACTCTTCAAGAAATAAGATTTCTCAAACCTGCAGGGCAGGGAATGTTGTTGTAAATGGTACTCCGGTAAAGCAAAATTATCGTGTAAAACCAGGCGATCAGATTTCTGTTTTATTGGCTCATCCTCCTAGAGAGAATGTAATTATTCCGCAGGATATACCGATCAATATTATATATGAAGATGATGATCTTGTGGTAGTAGATAAAGAGCCGGGGATGGTTGTACATCCGGGATTTGGAAACTGGGATGGTACTTTAGTGAATGCTTTGGCATTTCATTTTGCGCAAAATGGGGAGAAATCTGATTTAGATCGGGTAGGACTTGTTCATCGAATAGATAAAGACACATCCGGGCTTTTGGTGATTGCTAAGAATGAATATGCATTAAGCTTTTTGGCCAAGCAGTTTTTTGAAAGAAAAACAAAAAGGTTGTACTGGGCTTTCGTTTGGGGGAACGTGCAGGATGATGAAGGTACTATAAAAGGGCATATTGGAAGGCATCCGAAGAATCGGATGCAGATGTCGGTTTATGAAGATGGAAGTCATGGGAAACATGCCGTAACACATTATAAGGTTCTTGAAAGGTTCAGATATATGACATGGGTAGAATGTAAACTGGAAACAGGAAGAACCCATCAGATCAGAGCCCATTTCAAACATATAGGACATACTTTGTTTAATGATGAAAGATATGAGGGGCATACACCTTTAAGAGGGGTTAATTTGCCAAAATACAAGCATTTTATTAAGAATGTTTTCGAAATTCTGCCTAGACATGCACTTCATGCCCATACTTTAGGATTTATACATCCAACGACTAAGAAGGAATTGTATTTTGAGAGCCCAATGCCTCAAGATATGGCGGATGCTGTAAAAAAATGGAGAAATTATTTGGAAAACTAA
- a CDS encoding trimeric intracellular cation channel family protein: MHEQFNFAIEVLGTISFSMSGSFAAMQKRLDPFGVLIIAFVTSVGGGTVRDLLLDIPVFWMHDLLTCAVIIMTSIFTMVFKSFEKNFRVTLFIFDSLGLGLFTIIGVQKGLNADIHPLICIGLGTITGCFGGIIRDILLNRIPLIFRKEIYATACIVGGAAFLLMTKYTALSYTFIQIFTIILIVTIRTLAVKYHWQMPKFYGYDHNSEM, translated from the coding sequence ATGCACGAACAGTTCAATTTTGCAATAGAGGTATTGGGAACTATTTCCTTTTCAATGTCCGGGAGCTTTGCAGCTATGCAAAAACGCCTTGATCCTTTTGGGGTTCTTATTATTGCATTTGTAACTTCTGTGGGAGGAGGAACTGTAAGGGATTTATTATTAGACATTCCGGTCTTCTGGATGCATGATCTACTGACCTGTGCTGTGATCATTATGACCAGTATCTTTACGATGGTATTTAAATCTTTTGAAAAAAACTTTCGTGTGACACTGTTTATTTTTGATAGCCTGGGTCTTGGTTTATTTACCATAATAGGGGTTCAAAAAGGTCTTAATGCAGACATTCATCCTTTAATATGTATTGGCTTAGGAACCATTACTGGGTGTTTTGGAGGGATTATCCGTGATATCCTGCTCAACAGAATACCATTAATCTTCAGAAAAGAAATCTACGCCACTGCATGTATCGTGGGTGGGGCTGCATTCCTATTAATGACTAAATATACGGCCCTATCTTATACATTTATCCAGATATTTACAATTATACTGATTGTTACGATACGGACACTGGCCGTAAAATACCATTGGCAGATGCCCAAATTTTATGGTTATGATCACAATTCCGAAATGTAA
- a CDS encoding PASTA domain-containing protein — MLKSLFNWKVLLNLLIAIGVFVGLVWLTFRWLEYHTNHGQEIPVPNVVNKSVHEAVKILDDAGLSYEVDSAAYDPKYKPFQVLKMSPTPGSHVKDGRAIYLIVNPRSWAPVAVPDVINKYSGLAFQRIDQVGLKVGDTIFEPSIQKDAILRILFKGNPVKPGSLIPRFSTIDVVVGSGPMRNISIPNVVGLSVKEARAVIARSMFEVGLVEHEDGGKDESDIIYYQDPAAGDVRDQGMQMDLWSSKKTPAELRSKIEELNSIYRLKVDTSLPPIQYEEVPIHKEPVYEPVPTPVVHKKVEPAKVEAPKASVSKPVTAETKPKVTENKPKTTNASPAGTSVGSTNKPTTNGTQQPTQKPKAKKVVVE; from the coding sequence ATGCTTAAATCACTTTTCAACTGGAAAGTTTTACTGAATTTGTTAATAGCCATCGGTGTTTTTGTGGGGTTGGTCTGGCTTACATTTCGTTGGTTAGAATACCATACTAACCATGGTCAGGAAATTCCGGTTCCCAATGTTGTTAATAAATCCGTACACGAGGCGGTGAAAATATTAGATGATGCTGGCTTGAGCTATGAGGTGGATAGTGCTGCTTATGATCCTAAATATAAGCCTTTTCAGGTTTTAAAAATGTCCCCTACACCGGGTTCCCATGTAAAAGATGGACGGGCAATTTATTTAATTGTCAATCCTAGAAGCTGGGCTCCGGTTGCGGTTCCGGATGTTATTAATAAATATTCAGGATTGGCTTTCCAGAGAATAGATCAGGTTGGATTAAAGGTAGGAGACACTATTTTTGAGCCGAGTATCCAAAAGGATGCAATTCTTAGAATCTTATTTAAAGGAAATCCTGTGAAGCCAGGATCATTAATTCCTAGATTCTCAACGATTGATGTTGTAGTTGGTTCCGGACCAATGAGAAATATTTCTATTCCTAACGTTGTTGGTTTATCTGTAAAAGAGGCTAGGGCAGTAATTGCCAGAAGTATGTTTGAAGTAGGATTGGTAGAACATGAAGATGGAGGAAAAGATGAATCTGATATTATTTACTATCAGGATCCTGCAGCAGGAGATGTAAGGGATCAGGGAATGCAGATGGATCTCTGGTCTAGTAAAAAAACACCAGCAGAACTGCGGTCTAAAATAGAGGAACTAAACTCTATATATCGTTTGAAAGTGGATACCTCACTTCCACCGATACAGTATGAAGAAGTTCCTATTCATAAAGAACCCGTTTATGAACCAGTTCCAACACCTGTTGTTCATAAAAAAGTAGAACCGGCGAAGGTAGAAGCTCCAAAAGCTTCAGTTTCAAAGCCTGTAACTGCTGAAACAAAACCAAAAGTTACAGAAAATAAGCCAAAGACCACTAATGCTTCTCCTGCGGGAACTAGTGTTGGAAGTACTAACAAACCGACGACAAATGGTACACAGCAACCTACTCAAAAGCCAAAAGCTAAGAAAGTTGTAGTAGAATAA
- a CDS encoding D-alanine--D-alanine ligase, which produces MSKKNVAVVMGGYSDEYVVSLKSGQLIYDSLDRDLYNVYKVVVLKNKWYFLDENDKEYPINKGDFSVTLENNKHLTFDVCFNIIHGTPGENGILQAYWDAIGQTYTGCDFYQSALTFNKKDTLSVLSKYGIPSAKSIYLRQGQDIHVDEIINELGLPVFVKPNQSGSSLGISKVKDKSELLAATEIAFKEDHEILIESFLDGMEVSVGVIDFKGETIVLGITEIVPTNEFFDYEAKYEGASEEITPARIDAETTKRVEEISKKAYDSLGMSGFSRSEFILMDGIPYMLEMNTNPGFSPASILPQQAKHYGISIMDLCGNEVEKALAKKKN; this is translated from the coding sequence ATGAGCAAAAAAAATGTTGCCGTAGTTATGGGTGGCTATTCTGATGAATATGTTGTTTCCCTGAAAAGCGGTCAATTAATTTATGATTCGTTAGACAGGGATCTGTATAATGTATATAAAGTAGTTGTTTTAAAAAATAAGTGGTATTTCTTAGATGAAAATGATAAAGAATATCCGATCAACAAAGGAGATTTCTCTGTAACATTAGAAAACAACAAGCATTTAACATTTGATGTCTGCTTTAATATTATTCATGGTACACCAGGTGAAAATGGTATCCTGCAGGCTTACTGGGATGCTATTGGACAAACATATACGGGATGTGATTTTTATCAGAGTGCACTCACGTTTAATAAAAAAGATACTTTGTCTGTACTATCAAAATATGGTATCCCATCCGCAAAAAGTATTTATTTAAGACAGGGACAGGATATTCATGTAGACGAAATTATCAATGAACTTGGTCTTCCGGTTTTTGTTAAGCCTAACCAATCCGGTTCATCTTTGGGAATTTCAAAAGTAAAAGATAAATCCGAATTACTTGCAGCAACTGAAATCGCCTTCAAAGAGGATCATGAAATTCTTATTGAAAGCTTTTTGGACGGTATGGAAGTATCTGTAGGAGTTATCGACTTTAAGGGAGAAACGATTGTTTTAGGAATTACAGAAATTGTCCCTACAAATGAATTTTTCGATTATGAAGCTAAATATGAAGGGGCTTCAGAAGAAATAACCCCTGCCAGAATAGATGCGGAAACAACGAAGAGAGTCGAAGAGATTTCGAAAAAAGCGTATGATTCTTTAGGCATGAGTGGTTTTTCCCGCAGTGAATTCATCTTGATGGATGGTATTCCCTATATGCTGGAAATGAATACAAATCCAGGGTTCTCCCCGGCAAGTATTTTACCACAGCAGGCAAAACATTATGGAATTTCTATTATGGATCTTTGCGGAAATGAAGTTGAAAAAGCATTAGCGAAAAAAAAGAACTAG
- a CDS encoding type IX secretion system membrane protein PorP/SprF, whose product MRKLYAIVGLALLSNAYKAQETLPYYQQYLLDGEFLFNPAQYGKTDYVQLNLNYQQQFSKFNESPNVQSVGINANIFDRVGAGISVFRDSNGPISAGGITAGASYFIPLSSEGERKDQFSFGTSVSFYNMNFDYTKINTEDGYDPLLQGTESNIFMAYANFGLAATFRNIFAGVSVNDIALTNDESIVNGREPSPIKFFLNLGYDWHFADNMYVTPSVLINLNTNSTRTIDGNLMATFFNDVNSFSFGVSYRSVQNRFDNQQLSISPLVKVRFNKFMIGATYNLGLSDIQTYGGNSFMIGLGYNFDNFINHRGYRY is encoded by the coding sequence ATGAGAAAACTATATGCTATAGTGGGTTTGGCTCTTTTGTCAAATGCATACAAAGCACAAGAAACATTACCATACTATCAACAATATCTCTTGGATGGTGAGTTCCTGTTCAACCCAGCACAATACGGTAAAACAGACTATGTACAGCTCAACCTCAACTATCAACAACAATTTTCAAAATTTAACGAATCCCCTAATGTACAATCTGTAGGGATTAATGCTAATATTTTTGATAGAGTTGGGGCAGGGATATCTGTTTTTAGAGACAGTAATGGTCCTATTTCAGCAGGAGGTATTACGGCAGGTGCTTCATATTTTATCCCATTAAGCAGCGAGGGAGAAAGAAAAGATCAATTCTCTTTCGGTACGAGTGTTAGTTTTTACAATATGAATTTTGATTATACTAAAATTAATACAGAAGACGGTTATGATCCTTTATTACAAGGAACAGAAAGTAATATTTTCATGGCATATGCTAACTTCGGTTTAGCAGCTACTTTCAGAAATATCTTTGCTGGAGTATCTGTTAATGATATTGCTTTAACGAATGATGAGTCTATCGTTAATGGCCGTGAGCCATCGCCGATCAAGTTCTTCTTAAACTTAGGATATGACTGGCATTTTGCAGATAATATGTATGTTACGCCATCTGTATTAATTAACTTAAATACCAATTCTACAAGAACGATTGACGGTAATTTAATGGCGACCTTCTTTAATGATGTCAATTCATTCTCTTTTGGAGTTAGCTATAGATCAGTTCAAAACAGATTTGACAATCAACAGTTGAGTATCTCTCCACTTGTGAAAGTAAGATTCAATAAGTTTATGATTGGAGCTACTTATAACCTTGGATTGTCTGATATTCAGACTTATGGAGGAAACAGCTTTATGATCGGATTAGGTTATAATTTTGATAACTTCATTAATCATAGAGGATATAGATATTAA
- a CDS encoding NAD(P)-dependent alcohol dehydrogenase, producing the protein METIAAVIKEKGGDFVFENVTLDSPRENEVLVKIVATGICHTDIAARDNILGQTKYPIILGHEGSGIVESVGTGVTKVKKGDHVVLTFGYCGGCGNCENGLPAYCENAVQLNMGGSRPDGSHPHHNHGMTLHGNFFSQSSFATYSIATEKNVVKVPHDAPLELLGPLGCGIQTGAGAIINSLKVTPGKSVVISGAGAVGLAGVLAAKICGATTISVIDINAERLQLAKELGATHIVNSKEVDVTKTLLEIVPSGFHFAFDTTGRNEIVNAILASLRSLGICGIVGISKHPLELDMNSFMLKGLKLKGIIEGDSVPDDFIPSLVQLYQQGKFPFDKLIKTYAFKDINQAISDTQKGDVIKPVLLIN; encoded by the coding sequence ATGGAAACAATAGCTGCTGTCATAAAAGAAAAAGGAGGTGACTTTGTATTTGAAAACGTTACTTTAGATAGTCCTCGGGAAAATGAGGTATTAGTAAAAATTGTTGCTACCGGCATATGCCATACAGATATAGCAGCAAGGGACAATATTCTCGGCCAGACAAAATATCCGATTATTTTAGGACATGAAGGATCAGGAATCGTTGAATCTGTAGGAACAGGTGTAACGAAAGTAAAAAAGGGGGATCATGTTGTTCTCACTTTTGGATACTGTGGGGGCTGTGGTAATTGCGAAAATGGTCTTCCTGCTTATTGTGAAAATGCTGTACAGCTAAATATGGGTGGAAGCAGACCGGACGGATCACATCCGCATCACAATCATGGAATGACTTTACATGGAAACTTCTTTTCTCAGTCTTCATTTGCCACCTATTCAATTGCTACTGAAAAAAATGTAGTTAAAGTACCTCATGATGCCCCATTAGAATTATTGGGTCCATTAGGCTGTGGAATACAAACCGGTGCCGGCGCAATTATTAATTCTTTGAAGGTAACCCCTGGAAAGTCAGTAGTGATATCCGGTGCTGGTGCCGTAGGGCTTGCAGGAGTGCTTGCTGCAAAAATCTGTGGAGCAACGACAATAAGTGTCATAGATATCAATGCAGAAAGATTACAGCTTGCAAAAGAATTAGGAGCCACTCATATTGTAAACAGTAAAGAAGTAGATGTCACAAAGACACTCCTTGAAATAGTACCTTCAGGGTTTCATTTTGCATTTGATACTACGGGCAGAAATGAGATTGTCAATGCTATACTGGCTTCTTTACGTTCGCTTGGAATCTGCGGGATCGTAGGAATTTCAAAACACCCATTAGAACTTGATATGAATAGTTTTATGCTAAAAGGATTAAAACTCAAAGGTATTATTGAGGGAGACAGTGTTCCTGATGATTTTATCCCGTCATTGGTTCAGTTATATCAACAGGGGAAGTTTCCATTTGATAAATTAATTAAAACCTATGCATTTAAAGATATTAATCAAGCTATATCTGATACTCAAAAAGGAGATGTTATTAAACCCGTTCTTTTAATTAATTGA
- the coaD gene encoding pantetheine-phosphate adenylyltransferase yields MKIAVFPGSFDPITLGHYDIIERAAPLFDKLIIAIGQNSQKKYMFPLEKRMEFIQNSVAEFPNVEVDYFEGLTVDYCFEKNAQYIIRGLRNPADFEFEKAIAHTNRTLAHKKLETVFLLTSSGKSFISSSIVREIINHGGEYELLVPDSVRVEK; encoded by the coding sequence ATGAAGATTGCTGTTTTTCCAGGATCATTTGATCCTATTACTTTAGGACATTATGATATTATTGAGAGAGCTGCTCCACTTTTTGATAAGCTGATCATTGCAATTGGGCAAAACTCTCAAAAGAAATATATGTTTCCTTTAGAAAAAAGAATGGAATTCATTCAAAATTCTGTTGCAGAATTTCCTAATGTGGAGGTCGATTATTTCGAAGGCCTGACAGTAGATTATTGTTTTGAAAAAAATGCTCAATATATTATCCGCGGATTAAGAAATCCTGCAGATTTCGAATTTGAGAAAGCCATCGCTCATACAAACAGGACTTTAGCCCATAAAAAATTAGAAACGGTATTTTTATTAACCTCATCAGGAAAATCTTTCATCAGCAGTAGCATTGTAAGAGAGATCATTAATCATGGCGGAGAATATGAATTATTGGTTCCTGATTCTGTGAGGGTAGAAAAATAG
- a CDS encoding Crp/Fnr family transcriptional regulator, whose product MISIKDRLNQILSNSLNEEIVDSIIQHATILELEKNETLVSWGEIKKTVYIILQGSLTRKILNKDGIEKTVMFHTSEFLPIVTCIDSYVLNKRTEYSLLINERSTILEVPFDFVNQLLQESHEFAMFSSNYVTYKYYIIENIRGELLSESSEEFLRWLYSNYSFLFQIFPLSSISSFMGITPEWLSKIRRKLFS is encoded by the coding sequence ATGATTTCAATAAAAGACAGGCTTAATCAAATACTTTCAAATTCATTAAACGAAGAAATTGTTGATTCAATTATACAGCATGCAACAATTTTGGAGTTAGAAAAAAATGAAACTCTTGTTTCTTGGGGAGAAATAAAGAAGACGGTCTACATTATTCTTCAGGGAAGCCTGACAAGAAAAATACTAAACAAGGATGGAATTGAAAAAACAGTCATGTTTCACACATCAGAATTCCTTCCCATAGTAACCTGTATTGACAGTTATGTTTTAAATAAACGAACAGAATATAGCTTATTGATTAATGAGCGTTCTACGATTTTAGAAGTACCCTTCGATTTTGTAAACCAGCTACTTCAGGAAAGCCATGAGTTTGCCATGTTTTCTTCAAATTACGTTACCTATAAATACTATATTATTGAAAACATCAGAGGAGAGCTTTTATCAGAAAGTTCTGAAGAATTTCTACGCTGGCTTTATTCAAATTATTCCTTTTTGTTTCAAATATTTCCACTAAGCAGCATTTCTAGTTTTATGGGCATCACTCCAGAGTGGTTAAGTAAAATAAGACGCAAGCTCTTTTCTTGA